A region from the Bacteroidales bacterium genome encodes:
- a CDS encoding SDR family oxidoreductase, giving the protein MQNKWALEGKMALVTGATRGIGLAIAQEFVELGATVMIISRNKELMSKTVGSFSEKQDRIIPVIADLSIAAQRQKLPETVNLKYGKLDILVNNVGTNIRRKSVDYNETELDFIVQTNLLSAFDLSRSLYPLLQKSANAAIVNMASVAGLTSLRTGVVYGMTKAAMIQMTRNLACEWAADNIRVNSVAPWYIETPLAEQVLSNKEYLHEVLARTPMKRIGKAAEVAAAVAFLSMEASSYITGQCITVDGGFTVYGF; this is encoded by the coding sequence ATGCAAAATAAATGGGCTTTGGAAGGTAAAATGGCCCTGGTTACTGGGGCCACAAGAGGTATCGGTCTTGCTATAGCACAGGAGTTTGTCGAATTGGGTGCAACGGTGATGATCATTAGCCGAAACAAAGAACTGATGAGTAAAACCGTTGGAAGTTTCAGTGAAAAACAGGACAGGATCATCCCGGTGATTGCCGACCTGTCCATTGCTGCACAACGGCAAAAACTTCCGGAAACGGTGAACCTGAAATATGGGAAATTGGATATCCTGGTAAATAATGTTGGAACCAATATCCGCCGCAAATCTGTTGATTACAATGAGACCGAACTCGATTTCATTGTTCAGACCAACCTGTTGTCGGCCTTTGATTTGTCAAGAAGTTTATATCCGCTACTGCAAAAATCAGCCAATGCCGCGATTGTTAACATGGCGTCGGTGGCAGGGCTGACAAGCCTCAGGACAGGGGTGGTGTATGGCATGACCAAAGCTGCCATGATTCAGATGACCAGGAACCTGGCTTGTGAATGGGCTGCTGACAATATCAGGGTAAACTCGGTAGCACCCTGGTATATCGAAACACCACTGGCAGAGCAGGTATTGAGCAATAAGGAATATCTACACGAAGTCCTCGCACGCACACCAATGAAACGCATCGGAAAGGCGGCGGAGGTAGCGGCAGCAGTCGCGTTTCTGTCTATGGAAGCTTCCTCATACATCACCGGTCAATGTATTACTGTGGACGGGGGTTTTACGGTGTATGGGTTTTAG